A genomic segment from Gadus morhua chromosome 4, gadMor3.0, whole genome shotgun sequence encodes:
- the LOC115542277 gene encoding oocyte zinc finger protein XlCOF6-like, which yields MASHNGELRILSVYGKGEGPLAVDGLWMVSPNNAKMMVHMRTRPNKKPYGCGQCKKRYIREDFLKIHMRTCSREKPYSCEQCTKSFSQKEKLKSHMRTQTGEKPNSCDQCTKSFSELNVLKSHMRTHTDEKPYGCDQCIKRYRWKDSLRIHKMTHSGEKPYSCDQCTKSFSQQHELKNHMRTHTGEKPYSCDQCTKSFSQLNVLKNHMRTHTDEKPYGCDQCIKRYRWKDSLRIHKMTHSGEKPYSCDQCTKSFSQQYELKNHMRTHTGEKPYSCDQCTKSFSQLNVLKNHMRTHTDEKPYGCDQCTKLFSQKGKLKSHMRTHTGEKPYSCDQCTKSFSQLNVLKNHMRTHTDEKPYGCDQCTKLFSQSDYLKSHMKTHTGEKPYSCDQCTKRFSHSSSLKIHMRTHSGEKPYSCDQCTKSFSDLNVLKSHMRTHTDEKPYGCDQCIKRYRWKDSLRIHKMTHSGEKPYSCDQCTKSFSLQKVLKSHMKTHTGEKPYSCDQCTKSFSELNVLKSHMRTHTDEKPYGCDQCIKRYRWKDSLRIHKMTHSGEKPYSCDQCTKSFSQSNELKSHMRTHTGEKPYGCDQCTKRFSESGNLKTHMRSHTGEKPYGCDQCTKRFSSKGILKIHIRTHTGEKPYRCDQCTKRFSSKGMLKIHIRTHTGEKPYRCDQCTKRFSQSSSLNVHMRTHTDEKPYGCDQCTKRFSSKGMLKIHIRTHTGEKPYSCDQCTKRFARHDTLNFHMKTHTGEKFNF from the coding sequence aTGGCCAGTCACAACGgggagctgcggatcctgagcgtctacggaaaaggggagggcccactggcggtggatgGTTTGTGGATGGTTTCTCCCAACAATGCCAAGATGATGGTACACATGAGGACCCGACCAAACAAGAAGCCGTACGGGTGCGGCCAATGCAAGAAGCGCTACATACGGGAAGACttcctgaagatccacatgaggacttgCTCtcgggagaagccctacagctgtgaacaatgcacgaagagcttcagtcagaaagaaaagctgaagagccacatgaggactcaaacCGGGGAGAAACCCAacagctgtgaccaatgcacgaagagcttCAGTGAGCTAAACGtactgaagagccacatgaggactcacaccgacGAGAAGCCCTACGGGTGCGACCAATGCATCAAGCGCTACAGATGGAAAGATTCCCTGAGGATCCATAAaatgactcactccggggagaagccctacagctgtgaccaatgcacaaagaGCTTTAGTCAGCAACACGAActgaagaaccacatgaggacCCACACcggtgagaagccctacagctgtgaccaatgcacgaagagcttCAGTCAGCTAAACGTActgaagaaccacatgaggactcataCCGACGAGAAGCCCTACGGGTGCGACCAATGCATCAAGCGCTACAGATGGAAAGATTCCCTGAGGATCCATAAaatgactcactccggggagaagccctacagctgtgaccaatgcacaaagaGCTTTAGTCAGCAATACGAActgaagaaccacatgaggacCCACACcggtgagaagccctacagctgtgaccaatgcacgaagagcttCAGTCAGCTAAACGTActgaagaaccacatgaggactcataCCGACGAGAAGCCCTACGGGTgcgaccaatgcacgaagctcttcagtcagaaaggcaagctgaagagccacatgaggactcacaccggtgagaagccctacagctgtgaccaatgcacgaagagcttCAGTCAGCTAAACGTActgaagaaccacatgaggactcataCCGACGAGAAGCCCTACGGGTgcgaccaatgcacgaagctcTTCAGTCAAAGTGACtacctgaagagccacatgaagactcacaccggggagaaaccctacagctgtgaccaatgcacgaagcgcttcagccATAGCTCgtccctgaagatccacatgagaacgcactccggggagaagccctacagctgtgaccaatgcactAAGAGCTTCAGTGATCTAAACGtactgaagagccacatgaggactcacaccgacGAGAAGCCCTACGGGTGCGACCAATGCATCAAGCGCTACAGATGGAAAGATTCCCTGAGGATCCATAAAATGACTCattccggggagaagccctacagctgtgaccaatgcacgaagagcttCAGTCTGCAAAAAGtactgaagagccacatgaagACTCACACTGGGGAGAAaccctacagctgtgaccaatgcactAAGAGCTTCAGTGAGCTAAACGtactgaagagccacatgaggactcacaccgacGAGAAGCCCTACGGGTGCGACCAATGCATCAAGCGCTACAGATGGAAAGATTCCCTGAGGATCCATAAaatgactcactccggggagaagccctacagctgtgaccaatgcacgaagagcttCAGTCAAAGTAACGaactgaagagccacatgaggactcacaccggtgagaagccctacggatgtgaccaatgcacgaagcgcttcagtgaAAGTGGAAAcctgaagacccacatgaggagtcacaccggcgagaagccctacgggtgtgaccaatgcacgaagcgcttcagttcGAAAGGCATTCTGAAGATCCACAttaggactcacaccggcgagaagccctacaggtgtgaccaatgcacgaagcgcttcagttcGAAAGGCATGCTGAAGATCCACAttaggactcacaccggcgagaagccctacaggtgtgaccaatgcacgaagcgcttcagccAGAGCTCGTCCCTGAacgtccacatgaggactcacaccgacGAGAAGCCCTacgggtgtgaccaatgcacgaagcgcttcagttcGAAAGGCATGCTGAAGATCCACAttaggactcacaccggcgagaagccctacagttgcgaccaatgcacaaagcgcTTCGCTCGGCATGACACCCTGAACTTCCACATgaagactcacaccggcgagaagttTAATTTCTAa
- the LOC115542332 gene encoding uncharacterized protein LOC115542332 isoform X1 has protein sequence MSCCAVGCQNRNSVNSDLKFYRIPADNNSFNANRRRRWLQAIRRSDWNKDLIKNARLCSSHFISGEVSMDFNSPDFVPSVFSFATQCEIDKGDTKLERFKRKRKREETIHRPPDDVQRSKEASDEASGACLSSDDCRMEPGADQCTEATVPKVLHDDLKHKYSQLSTECVNLRLEIDKLKTENEELKATLMNTQFSFSSIKSKAVQVLFFTGLTSVLFEWLSHKLKDSVEVVRGSMNLKDHLLIVLMKLRLGLCNKDIAFRFNVTESDISNILRSWLPVMSATLKPLIKWPSKHAVLKNMPKCFKPKYKHCRCIIDCTEIFINRPTNLTSRAQTYSNYKSHNTIKYLIGMSPSGAISFLSAGWGGRVSDKQITAESGFYDLLEHNDEILADRGFTIRDELATRGATLRIPHFTKGKKQLSAQEVDISRRLSNVRIHIERIIGRWKNFKILTTIIPLTQVDLLDDIVIVCGALTNLCKCIVPR, from the exons atGTCGTGTTGTGCCGTGGGATGCCAGAATCGTAATTCTGTAAACAGTGACCTGAAGTTTTACAGAATACCAGCAGATAACAACTCGTTTAATGCAAACCGCAGACGTCGTTGGTTACAAGCTATCAGAAGATCCGATTGGAACAAAGACCTTATTAAAAATGCCAGACTTTGCAGTTCACACTTCATATCAG GAGAGGTCTCCATGGACTTCAATAGTCCCGACTTTGTACCTTCTGTCTTTTCCTTCGCAACCCAGTGTGAAATAgacaaaggagatacaaaactTGAGAG ATTtaagaggaaaagaaaaagggaaGAAACCATCCACAGACCACCAGATGATGTACAGCGGTCCAAAGAAGCTAGTGATGAGGCTTCTGGAGCTTGCCTGTCCTCAGATGACTGCAGAATGGAGCCTGGTGCTGATCAATGCACTG AAGCCACAGTCCCAAAGGTTCTCCATGATGATCTGAAACACAAGTACAGCCAACTTTCTACAGAGTGTGTCAACCTGCGTTTGGAGATCGACAAACTGAAAACTGAGAATGAGGAACTAAAGGCAACACTCATGAATACACAATTTTCCTTTAGCTCTATCAAGAGTAAAGCAGTGCAGGTTCTGTTTTTCACAGGGCTGACCAGTGTCTTATTTGAGTGGTTGAGTCACAAACTTAAAGACAGTGTAGAGGTTGTGCGTGGCTCTATGAACCTGAAGGATCATCTATTGATCGTCCTAATGAAACTTAGACTAGGGCTCTGCAACAAGGATATTGCTTTCAGATTTAATGTCACAGAAAGTGACATTTCAAACATTTTGAGAAGTTGGCTCCCTGTTATGTCTGCGACTTTAAAGCCTCTCATAAAGTGGCCAAGCAAGCATGCAGTATTAAAGAATATGCCAAAATGTTTTAAACCTAAATATAAACATTGCAGGTGCATTATTGACTGTACAGAAATTTTTATCAATAGACCCACAAATTTAACCTCCAGAGCCCAGACGTACTCGAATTATAAAAGCCACAACACTATTAAATATTTGATTGGCATGTCACCTTCAGGAGCCATTTCTTTTCTGTCGGCAGGTTGGGGTGGGCGAGTTTCAGACAAACAAATTACAGCCGAGTCTGGATTTTATGACCTTCTAGAGCATAATGATGAGATACTAGCAGATCGGGGTTTTACCATCAGAGATGAGCTTGCCACACGTGGTGCCACACTTAGGATCCCTCACTTTACCAAAGGTAAAAAGCAGCTCTCTGCTCAAGAAGTGGACATATCAAGGCGTTTGTCTAATGTGAGAATACACATTGAACGAATAATAGGTAGATGGAAAAATTTTAAAATTCTGACAACTATTATTCCACTCACACAGGTTGACCTGTTAGACGATATAGTGATTGTTTGTGGAGCACTAACAAACCTTTGTAAATGTATAGTCCCAAGATAG
- the LOC115542332 gene encoding uncharacterized protein LOC115542332 isoform X2 produces MSCCAVGCQNRNSVNSDLKFYRIPADNNSFNANRRRRWLQAIRRSDWNKDLIKNARLCSSHFISEVSMDFNSPDFVPSVFSFATQCEIDKGDTKLERFKRKRKREETIHRPPDDVQRSKEASDEASGACLSSDDCRMEPGADQCTEATVPKVLHDDLKHKYSQLSTECVNLRLEIDKLKTENEELKATLMNTQFSFSSIKSKAVQVLFFTGLTSVLFEWLSHKLKDSVEVVRGSMNLKDHLLIVLMKLRLGLCNKDIAFRFNVTESDISNILRSWLPVMSATLKPLIKWPSKHAVLKNMPKCFKPKYKHCRCIIDCTEIFINRPTNLTSRAQTYSNYKSHNTIKYLIGMSPSGAISFLSAGWGGRVSDKQITAESGFYDLLEHNDEILADRGFTIRDELATRGATLRIPHFTKGKKQLSAQEVDISRRLSNVRIHIERIIGRWKNFKILTTIIPLTQVDLLDDIVIVCGALTNLCKCIVPR; encoded by the exons atGTCGTGTTGTGCCGTGGGATGCCAGAATCGTAATTCTGTAAACAGTGACCTGAAGTTTTACAGAATACCAGCAGATAACAACTCGTTTAATGCAAACCGCAGACGTCGTTGGTTACAAGCTATCAGAAGATCCGATTGGAACAAAGACCTTATTAAAAATGCCAGACTTTGCAGTTCACACTTCATATCAG AGGTCTCCATGGACTTCAATAGTCCCGACTTTGTACCTTCTGTCTTTTCCTTCGCAACCCAGTGTGAAATAgacaaaggagatacaaaactTGAGAG ATTtaagaggaaaagaaaaagggaaGAAACCATCCACAGACCACCAGATGATGTACAGCGGTCCAAAGAAGCTAGTGATGAGGCTTCTGGAGCTTGCCTGTCCTCAGATGACTGCAGAATGGAGCCTGGTGCTGATCAATGCACTG AAGCCACAGTCCCAAAGGTTCTCCATGATGATCTGAAACACAAGTACAGCCAACTTTCTACAGAGTGTGTCAACCTGCGTTTGGAGATCGACAAACTGAAAACTGAGAATGAGGAACTAAAGGCAACACTCATGAATACACAATTTTCCTTTAGCTCTATCAAGAGTAAAGCAGTGCAGGTTCTGTTTTTCACAGGGCTGACCAGTGTCTTATTTGAGTGGTTGAGTCACAAACTTAAAGACAGTGTAGAGGTTGTGCGTGGCTCTATGAACCTGAAGGATCATCTATTGATCGTCCTAATGAAACTTAGACTAGGGCTCTGCAACAAGGATATTGCTTTCAGATTTAATGTCACAGAAAGTGACATTTCAAACATTTTGAGAAGTTGGCTCCCTGTTATGTCTGCGACTTTAAAGCCTCTCATAAAGTGGCCAAGCAAGCATGCAGTATTAAAGAATATGCCAAAATGTTTTAAACCTAAATATAAACATTGCAGGTGCATTATTGACTGTACAGAAATTTTTATCAATAGACCCACAAATTTAACCTCCAGAGCCCAGACGTACTCGAATTATAAAAGCCACAACACTATTAAATATTTGATTGGCATGTCACCTTCAGGAGCCATTTCTTTTCTGTCGGCAGGTTGGGGTGGGCGAGTTTCAGACAAACAAATTACAGCCGAGTCTGGATTTTATGACCTTCTAGAGCATAATGATGAGATACTAGCAGATCGGGGTTTTACCATCAGAGATGAGCTTGCCACACGTGGTGCCACACTTAGGATCCCTCACTTTACCAAAGGTAAAAAGCAGCTCTCTGCTCAAGAAGTGGACATATCAAGGCGTTTGTCTAATGTGAGAATACACATTGAACGAATAATAGGTAGATGGAAAAATTTTAAAATTCTGACAACTATTATTCCACTCACACAGGTTGACCTGTTAGACGATATAGTGATTGTTTGTGGAGCACTAACAAACCTTTGTAAATGTATAGTCCCAAGATAG